One Streptomyces sp. B21-105 genomic region harbors:
- a CDS encoding IclR family transcriptional regulator domain-containing protein — protein sequence MTTNGPEPRQQGPGAAASLRMALHMVNTVLDREASGRTGFNVSRLADEVGVERSKASRTTQDLCDKGFLARLDDSTLRAADAFFATAASLHPGLLRRSRPLLRRLAVEHGAGARLSVRDGVQVRLLRAESAAGSNQEWHGRAALVTPCWCTGAGRALLLDHTAEDITALLDDYELIGVGGPNAAHSAGEVAAANDRDRRRGVVAAHGEFEHGVTEYAVPVRDGHARIRAVVSVVGRQRDLLPREHTIRTDLTAAAVALAPCLTGDDTPR from the coding sequence GTGACGACGAACGGCCCCGAACCCCGACAACAGGGCCCGGGAGCGGCCGCCTCGCTGCGGATGGCCCTGCACATGGTCAACACCGTGCTGGACCGCGAAGCGTCCGGCCGCACAGGCTTCAACGTCAGCAGACTCGCCGACGAGGTCGGCGTCGAGCGCAGCAAGGCGTCACGCACCACACAGGACCTGTGCGACAAGGGCTTCCTCGCCCGCCTCGACGACTCGACGCTGCGCGCAGCAGACGCCTTCTTCGCCACCGCCGCGTCCCTGCACCCCGGCCTGCTCCGCCGCAGCCGCCCCCTCCTGCGCCGCCTCGCCGTCGAGCACGGCGCCGGCGCCCGGCTCTCCGTCCGCGACGGAGTCCAGGTCCGGCTGCTGCGCGCCGAATCCGCCGCCGGCTCGAACCAGGAGTGGCACGGCCGGGCGGCTCTCGTCACCCCGTGCTGGTGCACCGGCGCCGGCCGCGCACTCCTCCTCGACCACACCGCCGAGGACATCACCGCCCTGCTCGACGACTACGAGCTGATCGGCGTCGGCGGCCCGAACGCGGCCCACTCCGCCGGGGAAGTCGCCGCGGCCAACGACCGGGACCGCCGACGCGGCGTCGTCGCGGCGCACGGTGAGTTCGAGCACGGCGTCACCGAGTACGCCGTGCCCGTCCGCGACGGGCACGCCCGTATCCGGGCCGTCGTGTCGGTCGTCGGCAGACAGCGGGACCTCCTGCCGCGCGAGCACACGATCCGCACCGACCTCACCGCCGCCGCCGTGGCACTCGCACCATGCCTGACGGGCGACGACACACCGCGGTGA
- a CDS encoding IclR family transcriptional regulator — protein MDSSVTKGLDALSALARATADGPWHGPGVTVSELARRMDRDRSQLSRMLTAMTAEGFALRDDVSGGVTPHWRLYATARDLTAHRLRTDGLTALEGMAAETGESCYLGVLVGDTTVTIAERVPPGSRQLGSWIGRPFPAYCSDCGQALLSDADDEEVAAVFARTEFVRHGPNTPTGLDDFLRRLAKTRRRGYSIVDEEAEPLLYSVAAPVRDFSDEVVAAVQVVGPRHRLQPRTRECVAAALRWATHLEKALRGA, from the coding sequence GTGGACTCGAGCGTGACGAAGGGGCTGGACGCCCTGTCCGCGCTGGCCCGTGCCACGGCCGACGGACCGTGGCACGGCCCCGGGGTGACCGTCTCGGAGCTGGCCCGTCGGATGGACCGCGACCGCAGCCAGCTCTCCCGCATGCTCACGGCCATGACAGCGGAGGGGTTCGCCCTCCGCGACGACGTCTCGGGCGGCGTCACACCGCATTGGCGGCTCTACGCGACGGCGCGCGACCTCACGGCCCACCGCCTGCGCACGGACGGGCTCACCGCGCTGGAGGGCATGGCGGCCGAGACCGGCGAGAGCTGCTACCTCGGCGTCCTGGTCGGCGACACCACGGTGACCATCGCCGAGCGGGTGCCGCCCGGCAGCCGGCAGCTCGGCTCCTGGATCGGCCGCCCCTTCCCGGCCTACTGCAGCGACTGCGGCCAGGCCCTGCTGAGCGACGCCGACGACGAGGAGGTGGCTGCGGTCTTCGCCCGCACGGAATTCGTCCGCCACGGCCCCAACACGCCTACCGGCCTGGACGACTTCCTCCGCCGGCTGGCAAAGACACGCCGGCGCGGCTACTCGATCGTCGACGAGGAGGCCGAACCCCTCCTGTACTCCGTGGCCGCACCGGTCCGCGACTTCAGCGACGAGGTCGTCGCCGCCGTCCAGGTCGTCGGACCGCGACACCGCCTTCAGCCGAGGACCCGGGAGTGCGTGGCAGCGGCCCTGCGGTGGGCGACCCACCTGGAGAAGGCGCTGCGCGGGGCCTGA
- a CDS encoding cyclase family protein, producing the protein MTPNTHAPVEPPLWALHRELIGKTVRTDLTHAFHPGQPHFPAFPDEKREMPFDMARGDGFTVHLYTIVGQWGTHVDPPVHFVAGARSLDEIPVDEMILPLVVLDITERVEADPDAVPTLDDVAAWEARHGRVPEGAFVALRTGWGRRWPDPAAMANKDDAGVSHYPGWSAEVLRHLFEEAGVTAIGHEQTDTDPGLATSAGDFGLERYVLERDRWQIELMAHLDRVPEAGALIVATWPKPQGGSGFPARVFALHQEG; encoded by the coding sequence ATGACGCCGAACACGCACGCCCCCGTCGAACCGCCGCTGTGGGCCCTGCACCGGGAACTGATCGGCAAAACGGTCCGCACCGACCTCACCCACGCGTTCCACCCCGGACAGCCGCACTTCCCCGCCTTTCCGGACGAGAAGCGTGAGATGCCCTTCGACATGGCCCGCGGCGACGGCTTCACCGTGCACCTGTACACGATCGTCGGGCAGTGGGGCACCCATGTCGACCCGCCCGTGCACTTCGTGGCCGGTGCGCGGTCCCTGGACGAGATACCCGTCGACGAGATGATCCTGCCGCTCGTCGTCCTCGACATCACCGAACGCGTCGAGGCGGACCCGGACGCCGTACCGACCCTGGACGACGTCGCGGCCTGGGAGGCCCGCCACGGCCGCGTCCCGGAAGGGGCGTTCGTCGCACTGCGCACCGGCTGGGGCCGCCGCTGGCCGGACCCGGCCGCCATGGCCAACAAGGACGACGCAGGCGTGAGTCACTACCCGGGCTGGTCCGCCGAGGTGCTGCGCCACCTCTTCGAGGAGGCCGGCGTCACCGCGATCGGGCACGAGCAGACCGACACCGACCCCGGACTCGCCACCTCCGCGGGCGACTTCGGCCTGGAGCGGTACGTCCTGGAACGGGACCGCTGGCAGATCGAGCTGATGGCCCACCTCGACCGGGTGCCGGAGGCGGGCGCGCTGATCGTCGCCACCTGGCCCAAACCCCAGGGCGGGTCCGGCTTCCCGGCGCGGGTCTTCGCCCTGCACCAGGAAGGCTGA
- a CDS encoding FMN-binding glutamate synthase family protein, translating to MTRVGIVVLILSTALGAAAAAVGVSPSWWYAALPLTLVGALGAWDLLQRRHSVLRNYPVLGHARFLLERIRPELQQYFVERNYDGRPFDRDVRSIVYERAKGTDAEEPFGTERDVYRPGHEYLVPSMAPCSVPETPPRVRTGGPHCGRPYDMALLNVSAMSFGSLSANAVLALNGGAAAGGFAHDTGEGGLSEYHLRPGGDLVWEIGTGYFGCRTGNGDFDSAEFADKAAHDHVKCVSLKLSQGAKPGIGGVLPGAKVNAEIARVRDVPEGRTVVSPPYHRVFATPRELVRFIARMRELSGGKPTGFKLCVGSRRQFLAVCKAMLDEGTAPDFIVVDGAEGGTGAAPLEFADHVGAPLTEGLLTVHNALVGAGMRDRVRIGASGKIATGADLVKRLVQGADYGNAARAMMFAVGCIQAQRCHTNTCPTGVTTQDPRRARALDVPDKTARVRRFQEATVASALQIMASMGVTDPAQLRPHMLRRRVDSRTERSFEELYEWLAPGQLLAEPPASWAADWQAADPDRFTV from the coding sequence GTGACACGCGTGGGAATCGTCGTTCTGATCCTGTCGACCGCCCTCGGCGCCGCAGCCGCGGCGGTCGGGGTCTCGCCCTCCTGGTGGTACGCGGCCCTTCCGCTCACCCTCGTGGGTGCGCTGGGAGCCTGGGACCTGCTGCAGCGCAGGCACTCCGTACTGCGCAACTACCCCGTCCTCGGCCACGCCCGCTTCCTCCTGGAGCGCATCCGCCCGGAGCTCCAGCAGTACTTCGTCGAGCGCAACTACGACGGACGCCCCTTCGACCGGGACGTGCGCAGCATCGTCTACGAGCGCGCCAAGGGCACCGACGCGGAGGAGCCGTTCGGCACCGAACGGGACGTGTACCGGCCCGGTCACGAGTACCTGGTCCCGTCGATGGCCCCGTGCTCGGTGCCGGAAACCCCGCCGCGCGTGCGGACCGGCGGTCCGCACTGCGGCCGGCCCTACGACATGGCACTGCTGAACGTCTCGGCGATGAGCTTCGGGTCGCTGTCCGCCAACGCGGTCCTCGCACTCAACGGGGGCGCCGCGGCCGGGGGCTTCGCCCACGACACCGGTGAAGGGGGACTCTCCGAGTACCACCTCCGCCCGGGCGGCGACCTCGTCTGGGAGATCGGCACCGGCTACTTCGGCTGCCGCACCGGCAACGGCGACTTCGACTCCGCCGAGTTCGCCGACAAGGCGGCGCACGACCACGTCAAGTGCGTGTCCCTGAAACTGTCGCAGGGCGCGAAGCCGGGCATCGGCGGCGTCCTGCCGGGAGCCAAGGTGAACGCCGAGATCGCCCGGGTCCGGGACGTGCCCGAGGGGCGGACCGTTGTTTCACCGCCGTACCACCGGGTGTTCGCCACGCCACGCGAACTCGTGCGCTTCATCGCCCGCATGCGCGAGCTGTCCGGCGGCAAACCGACCGGCTTCAAACTGTGCGTGGGCTCACGCCGGCAGTTCCTGGCCGTGTGCAAGGCCATGCTGGACGAGGGCACGGCACCCGACTTCATCGTGGTGGACGGCGCTGAGGGCGGGACCGGCGCCGCGCCGCTGGAGTTCGCGGACCATGTGGGCGCACCGCTCACCGAAGGTCTGCTCACCGTGCACAACGCCCTCGTCGGCGCGGGCATGCGCGACCGGGTGCGGATCGGTGCGAGCGGCAAGATAGCCACCGGCGCCGACCTGGTCAAACGCCTGGTGCAGGGCGCCGACTACGGCAACGCCGCCCGGGCGATGATGTTCGCCGTCGGCTGCATCCAGGCGCAGCGGTGTCACACCAACACCTGTCCCACCGGAGTCACCACCCAGGACCCCCGCCGCGCCCGGGCCCTCGACGTCCCGGACAAGACGGCGCGCGTCCGGCGATTCCAGGAGGCGACCGTGGCCAGTGCCCTGCAGATCATGGCGTCCATGGGAGTCACCGACCCCGCGCAACTGCGCCCCCACATGCTCCGCCGGCGCGTCGACTCCCGTACCGAGCGCTCCTTCGAGGAGTTGTACGAGTGGCTCGCGCCCGGGCAGCTCCTCGCCGAACCGCCCGCCTCCTGGGCGGCCGACTGGCAGGCCGCCGACCCCGACCGCTTCACCGTCTGA
- a CDS encoding DUF4139 domain-containing protein codes for MTAGTAPRWGSALDSVVVYAQGAVCRRLARGSVPPGGRVRVTGLPRTLDAGSLRVRVTGGKGPRVIEARVDVEAEPLGTTVPDASHSEVERLREECAAARARHDRQVRLIDEVKALRPVPPTRRRDDPHRRTPVDAWLALADFVDERLTRLHSRLAESQEALGRAEHALTVAADRLARASTDAPAAHVRTTVSALVTFDGAGDAEGQAGVEVEYAVPGAIWAPAYRLTHRQGESSGRLVLRASIAQRTGEDWTGVRLALATADLGRRTDLPRLRSLRIGRRQPGPTPSGWREPPSGLADLFAGYDAAGRRPTVTHAAGGAEGRPVPVAVAVAGAPAPPLPPMTMPMPIPMAPQGYDQPLTAAPPGYGAPPPAPMAGSAAPQAFGGGSRFPASSAAMAPPAMPAAPGRAAPPRPPAPAPAGSGPTGQAGPPRPSGSELDYTALVLSGPEEQHARRGRLFPDVPFDPTAAEYRRRAESVAALPLPAHAVRPRESAGSFDHRFDAVARADIPSDGTWHTVTVGEIAVGLRTEYLCVPSVEQTVYATLALSNATGQALLAGPVEVTAGQDFLLTAALPTLAPGGVCRVGLGQAEGVRVTRRTNLHESTSGLRNTTTVLDHRIHVELANRLAEPVTVEVRERVPVSSDADVRIEERADWAPPRTDADAEQHAPGTRVWRVELPAGATTALDGGYEIRIPSAKSLAGGNRRS; via the coding sequence ATGACGGCTGGGACAGCACCGAGGTGGGGGTCGGCCCTCGATTCGGTCGTGGTGTACGCGCAGGGCGCTGTCTGCCGCCGCCTGGCCCGGGGCAGCGTGCCGCCGGGCGGCCGGGTCCGGGTGACGGGTCTCCCGCGCACGCTGGACGCCGGATCCCTGCGCGTCCGGGTCACGGGCGGGAAGGGCCCACGCGTCATCGAGGCGCGAGTGGACGTCGAGGCGGAGCCGCTCGGCACCACTGTGCCCGACGCGTCGCACAGCGAGGTGGAGAGGCTGCGCGAGGAGTGCGCGGCGGCGCGGGCACGCCACGACCGGCAGGTGCGGCTGATCGACGAGGTCAAGGCTCTGCGTCCGGTCCCCCCGACCCGCAGGCGGGACGACCCGCACCGCCGCACCCCGGTCGACGCGTGGCTGGCGCTCGCGGACTTCGTCGACGAACGGCTCACCCGACTGCACTCCCGCCTCGCCGAGTCGCAGGAGGCGCTGGGCCGGGCCGAGCACGCCCTCACGGTCGCCGCCGACCGGCTCGCCCGCGCCTCCACCGACGCACCGGCCGCGCACGTGCGGACCACGGTCTCCGCGCTGGTGACCTTCGACGGCGCCGGTGACGCCGAAGGGCAGGCGGGGGTGGAGGTGGAGTACGCGGTGCCGGGCGCGATCTGGGCGCCGGCCTACCGGCTCACGCACCGTCAGGGCGAGAGCAGCGGCCGTCTGGTGCTGCGCGCCTCCATCGCTCAGCGCACCGGCGAGGACTGGACCGGCGTCCGGCTCGCCCTGGCCACCGCCGACCTCGGGCGGCGTACCGACCTGCCCAGGCTCCGCTCACTGCGCATCGGACGCCGTCAGCCGGGCCCCACGCCCTCCGGCTGGCGCGAACCGCCGTCGGGGCTGGCCGATTTGTTCGCCGGGTACGACGCGGCCGGTCGCCGTCCCACCGTGACCCACGCGGCCGGTGGCGCCGAGGGACGCCCGGTGCCCGTGGCCGTGGCCGTGGCCGGTGCCCCCGCTCCCCCGCTGCCGCCGATGACCATGCCCATGCCCATCCCGATGGCGCCGCAGGGGTACGACCAGCCGCTCACCGCGGCGCCGCCTGGTTATGGGGCGCCGCCTCCCGCTCCGATGGCCGGCAGTGCCGCCCCGCAGGCTTTCGGCGGCGGGAGCCGCTTCCCCGCGTCGTCGGCCGCCATGGCTCCCCCGGCCATGCCCGCGGCCCCCGGCCGGGCCGCGCCGCCGCGGCCTCCCGCCCCCGCACCCGCGGGCTCCGGTCCGACCGGTCAGGCCGGTCCGCCGCGGCCGAGCGGGTCCGAACTCGACTACACGGCTCTCGTCCTGAGCGGACCGGAAGAACAGCACGCCCGCCGAGGCAGGCTGTTCCCCGACGTGCCGTTCGACCCGACGGCTGCCGAGTACCGGCGCCGCGCCGAGAGCGTGGCCGCGCTGCCGCTGCCCGCACACGCCGTGCGGCCCCGTGAGTCGGCGGGTTCGTTCGACCACCGCTTCGACGCCGTCGCCCGCGCCGACATCCCGTCCGACGGCACCTGGCACACCGTCACCGTCGGAGAGATCGCGGTCGGTCTGCGCACCGAGTACCTCTGTGTGCCGTCCGTGGAGCAGACCGTGTACGCGACGCTGGCGCTCTCCAACGCCACCGGCCAGGCGCTGCTGGCGGGCCCCGTGGAGGTCACCGCCGGCCAGGACTTCCTGCTGACCGCGGCGCTGCCCACCCTCGCGCCCGGCGGTGTGTGCCGGGTGGGGCTGGGGCAGGCCGAGGGCGTCCGGGTCACCCGCCGCACGAATCTGCACGAGTCGACGTCCGGGCTGCGCAACACGACCACCGTGCTCGACCACCGGATCCACGTGGAGCTGGCCAACCGGCTCGCCGAGCCCGTCACCGTCGAGGTCCGCGAACGGGTTCCGGTCTCCTCCGACGCGGACGTCCGGATCGAGGAACGCGCCGACTGGGCACCGCCCCGGACGGACGCGGACGCCGAACAGCACGCGCCCGGCACCCGCGTCTGGCGGGTGGAGCTGCCCGCAGGCGCCACCACCGCCCTCGACGGCGGCTACGAGATCCGCATCCCCTCCGCCAAGTCCTTGGCCGGCGGCAACCGCAGGAGCTGA
- a CDS encoding cold-shock protein, with translation MASGTVKWFNAEKGFGFIAQDGGGPDVFAHYSNINATGFRELQEGQAVTFDITQGQKGPQAENITPA, from the coding sequence ATGGCCAGCGGAACTGTGAAGTGGTTCAACGCCGAAAAGGGCTTCGGCTTCATCGCCCAGGACGGCGGCGGACCGGACGTCTTCGCCCACTACTCCAACATCAACGCCACCGGCTTCCGTGAGCTCCAGGAAGGCCAGGCGGTCACCTTCGACATCACCCAGGGCCAGAAGGGCCCGCAGGCGGAGAACATCACCCCCGCCTGA
- the msrA gene encoding peptide-methionine (S)-S-oxide reductase MsrA: protein MAAQTQRAVLAGGCFWGMQDLIRRLPGVTATRVGYTGGDVPNATYRNHGTHAEAIEILFDPEQTDFRTVLELFFQIHDPSTKNRQGNDIGLSYRSAIYYVDDEQKRIAEDTIADVDASGLWPGKVVTEVEPAGPFWEAEPEHQDYLERYPDGYTCHFPRPGWRLPARSDA, encoded by the coding sequence ATGGCAGCGCAGACGCAGAGGGCCGTTCTGGCGGGCGGATGCTTCTGGGGAATGCAGGACTTGATCCGTCGGCTCCCGGGCGTGACCGCGACCCGGGTGGGCTACACCGGGGGTGACGTACCGAACGCGACCTACCGCAACCACGGCACCCACGCGGAGGCCATCGAGATTCTCTTCGACCCCGAGCAGACCGACTTCCGGACCGTCCTGGAGCTCTTCTTCCAGATCCACGACCCGAGCACGAAGAACCGGCAGGGCAACGACATCGGACTCAGTTACCGCTCGGCGATCTACTACGTGGACGACGAGCAGAAGCGGATCGCCGAGGACACCATCGCCGACGTGGACGCCTCCGGACTGTGGCCGGGCAAGGTCGTCACCGAGGTGGAGCCGGCCGGGCCCTTCTGGGAGGCCGAGCCGGAGCACCAGGACTACCTGGAGCGCTACCCCGACGGCTACACCTGCCACTTCCCGCGCCCGGGCTGGCGGCTGCCCGCCCGTTCGGACGCCTGA
- a CDS encoding restriction endonuclease → MAAPVRAPRPVRRTRRFELRATALYFVLLAVLLTLAGAVARTVAAAAERRPVWAVALALVGTGAVVAGCRGGRRISAARLARRAAAALDEATMTAVDVLDAPSPAPASAPAPSARRDGTERTVLLVDPAADRVAVGTEEIAYEALDPDEFEQAIAELCRRDGCRDVDVVGGAGDLGADVVARTPDGRLLVIQCKRYHDGNRVGSQDMQRFGGTCYTVHGADVAVVVTTSDFTGPALEYAGQCGIVCVDGLELLRWQDGVGPRPWEHEFPAGQESPSRS, encoded by the coding sequence ATGGCCGCACCCGTTCGTGCTCCGCGTCCTGTGCGCCGCACCCGCCGGTTCGAACTCCGGGCGACGGCCCTGTACTTCGTCCTCCTGGCCGTCCTGCTGACGTTGGCGGGGGCGGTCGCCCGTACGGTGGCGGCGGCCGCCGAACGCCGTCCCGTCTGGGCCGTCGCACTCGCCCTCGTGGGAACCGGCGCCGTCGTGGCGGGCTGCCGTGGCGGGCGCCGGATATCGGCGGCGAGGCTCGCGCGGCGCGCCGCAGCAGCCCTGGACGAGGCCACGATGACGGCGGTCGACGTCCTCGACGCCCCGTCACCCGCACCCGCATCCGCGCCCGCGCCCTCCGCCCGTCGCGACGGCACGGAACGGACCGTCCTCCTCGTCGACCCCGCCGCCGACCGGGTTGCCGTCGGCACCGAGGAGATCGCTTACGAGGCCCTGGACCCCGACGAGTTCGAGCAGGCGATAGCCGAGCTGTGCCGACGCGACGGCTGCCGGGACGTCGACGTCGTGGGCGGAGCCGGTGACCTGGGTGCCGACGTCGTGGCGAGGACGCCGGACGGACGCCTGCTCGTCATCCAGTGCAAGCGCTACCACGACGGCAACCGCGTCGGTTCCCAGGACATGCAGCGGTTCGGCGGCACGTGTTACACGGTTCACGGGGCCGATGTCGCCGTCGTCGTCACCACCAGCGACTTCACCGGTCCCGCACTCGAGTACGCCGGGCAGTGCGGCATCGTCTGCGTGGACGGTCTTGAACTCCTGCGCTGGCAGGACGGGGTGGGACCACGACCGTGGGAGCACGAGTTCCCGGCCGGCCAGGAGTCACCGAGCCGGTCATAG
- a CDS encoding ATP-binding protein has translation MRTAYAMGGADGCIADARHHALAFLDRARADHRLHVPDRVRDVIQLVVSELVTNARKYAPGPVLMELRLTADSVDVAVWDNDPTVPMARPADPDRIGQHGLEIVKAVTAHLFVEQEPVGKRITARIALTVPPGDTTDARRPPP, from the coding sequence ATGCGCACCGCCTACGCGATGGGCGGCGCCGACGGTTGCATCGCCGACGCCCGCCACCACGCCCTCGCGTTCCTCGACCGAGCTCGCGCCGATCATCGTCTGCACGTCCCCGACCGCGTACGGGACGTCATCCAGCTGGTGGTCAGTGAACTGGTCACCAACGCCCGCAAGTACGCCCCCGGCCCCGTCCTGATGGAGCTGCGGCTCACCGCCGACAGCGTGGACGTCGCCGTGTGGGACAACGACCCGACCGTTCCCATGGCCCGGCCCGCCGACCCGGACCGGATCGGCCAGCACGGCCTGGAGATCGTCAAGGCCGTCACCGCGCACCTCTTCGTCGAGCAGGAGCCGGTCGGCAAGCGCATCACGGCCCGTATCGCCCTGACAGTCCCACCCGGCGACACCACCGACGCCCGCCGGCCGCCGCCGTAG